From the Halichoerus grypus chromosome 3, mHalGry1.hap1.1, whole genome shotgun sequence genome, one window contains:
- the LOC118526645 gene encoding growth-regulated protein homolog beta-like: MARAATAAAPRALRLLGAALLLLLLVPAGRRAAGAPVVAELRCQCLQTLQGIHPKNIQSVKVTPPAPHCAQTEVIATLKNGQDVCLNPEAPMVKKIINKMLNKGSTD; encoded by the exons ATGGCCcgcgccgccaccgccgccgcacCCCGCGCTCTCCGGCTCCTCGGCGCCgcgctgctgctcctgctgctggtCCCCGCCGGCCGCCGCGCCGCAG GGGCGCCCGTGGTCGCCGAGCTGCGCTGCCAGTGCTTGCAGACCTTGCAGGGAATTCACCCCAAGAACATCCAGAGCGTCAAGGTGACGCCCCCGGCACCCCACTGCGCCCAAACCGAAGTCAT AGCCACTCTCAAGAATGGGCAGGACGTTTGCCTCAACCCCGAAGCCCCCATGGTCAAGAAAATCATCAACAAGATGCTAAACAA GGGCAGCACCGACTGA